The Oryzias melastigma strain HK-1 linkage group LG3, ASM292280v2, whole genome shotgun sequence genome contains a region encoding:
- the nob1 gene encoding RNA-binding protein NOB1: MAPTLVEHVVADAGAFLKRAALQEIGANIYTLRDVVDEIRDKATRRSLAVLPYQLHFREPLPEHVRHVTEFSKKTGDYPSLSATDIRVLALTYQLQLEHGGAEHLREEPTLQVNVQSTQRHPETPLNVAGFHFPSKKQTDAAHTQTHNHTDGERFNSFQFWREPVAPLDDDLLALLGRGEESRDRQTDAQTEAADGEHFNSFQFWREPTPIVSNELLALLDEGGASRSDPSAEDQSDDEDKENEPEEEEEPDGGGWITPSNIRRVKMESADWTAPADVTVGCLTTDFAMQNVLIQMGLRVLSVSGMVIRQARNYILRCHACFRTTSSMTKVFCPHCGNSTLKKVAVTLNDDGTTQMHFSRNPKVLNSRGLRHTLPLPQGGKHGNNPHLVEDQRFPQQRLSRKARQKTDVFDPDYVAGSSPFCENDVYSRAANLQIRDGQCGGGRRRANPNAARKKFVKKK, translated from the exons ATGGCGCCGACCCTAGTGGAGCATGTTGTCGCTGATGCCGGAGCGTTTCTGAAGAGAGCGGCTCTACAG GAGATCGGAGCGAACATCTACACGCTGCGGGATGTGGTGGACGAGATCCGGGACAAGGCGACCCGCAGGAGCCTGGCGGTGCTGCCGTACCAGCTGCACTTCAGGGAGCCGCTTCCGGAGCACGTCCGACACG TGACCGAGTTCTCCAAGAAGACCGGCGACTACCCGAGTCTGTCCGCCACCGACATCCGCGTCCTGGCTCTGACCTACCAGCTGCAGCTGGAGCACGGGGGGGCGGAGCACCTGAGGGAGGAGCCCACACTGCAGGTGAACGTTCAGAGCACGCAGCGCCACCCGGAGACTCCGCTCAACGTGGCCGGCTTCCACTTTCCCTCCAAG AAGCAGACAGACGCCGCACACACGCAGACTCACAACCACACAGACGGCGAGCGCTTCAACAGCTTCCAGTTCTGGAGGGAACCTGTGGCGCCGCTGGATGACGACCTGCTGGCGTTACTG GGTCGGGGGGAGGAGTCAcgtgacagacagacagacgctCAGACCGAGGCGGCGGACGGCGAGCACTTCAACAGCTTTCAGTTCTGGAGGGAGCCGACGCCCATCGTCAGCAACGAGCTGCTGGCTCTGCTG GATGAAGGCGGAGCCTCACGCTCTGACCCTTCAGCTGAAGACCAATCAGATGACGAGGACAAAGAGAACGagccagaggaggaggaggagcctgatGGCGGCGGCTGGATCACGCCCAGTAACATCAGGCGGGTGAAGATGGAGTCTGCTGATTGGACGGCTCCTGCTGATGTCACGGTTGGATGTTTGACCACCGACTTCGCCATGCAG AACGTTCTGATCCAGATGGGCCTCCGCGTCCTCTCCGTCAGCGGGATGGTGATCAGACAGGCCAGGAACTACATCCTGAGGTGCCACGCCTGCTTCAG GACGACCAGCAGCATGACGAAGGTGTTCTGTCCGCACTGCGGGAACAGTACCCTGAAGAAAGTGGCGGTGACGCTGAACGACGACGGAACCACCCAGATGCATTTCTCCAGAAACCCCAAAGTTCTGAACTCCAGAGGCCTGCGG CACACGCTGCCTCTGCCTCAGGGCGGGAAACACGGGAACAACCCCCACCTGGTGGAGGACCAGCGCTTCCCGCAGCAGCGCCTGTCCCGGAAGGCCCGGCAGAAGACGGACGTGTTCGACCCGGACTACGTGGCGGGATCCTCCCCCTTCTGCGAGAACGACGTCTACAGCCGCGCTGCCAACCTGCAGATACGAGACGGGCAGTGCGGCGGCGGCAGGAGGCGGGCCAATCCCAACGCCGCCCGCAAAAAGTTCGTCAAGAAGAAGTGA
- the cog8 gene encoding conserved oligomeric Golgi complex subunit 8 codes for MCVFRTRTFRDRVPAAVPVPSTEALLHWSRKRKQNAPADVTGSMAAVDVEDESLLASMFRASFPDTWRENPDFAAYLSELSACGVEELSREPERLAEERAQILEQTRELAFSNYQTFIRTADCTELIYRDFGRVEARVSSLLDKLPRFGERCRSFVKEAEEIAASRRMNSLTLNRHTEILEVLEIPQLMDTCVRNGYYEEALELAAYVKRLDRKHASLQVIQGIVREVRQSTQLMLSQLLQQLRSNAQLPVCLRVIGYLRRMDVFTEAELRVKFLQARSSWLRSVLAAVPDDDPYVHITKTIEACRVHLFDIITQYRAIFSDDDPLAPPPAGQTAVNEAAIFQGWVVQKVAEFLETLQRDLQRGVGGRLDSLLGQCMYFGLSFSRVGADFRGQLAPMFQRVAADAFRGAVQEAADKFQEDMNMYTLIALPSVLGGALPPTAPGVQPGTLQPPMVLLDFPPLACFLNSVLSAFNDLRLCCPLGLAHDVTLCLQDAAHMVTHQILAFHRAEAAAFSSREAELFSQFCSAYAEDLLPFLNRCLQLLFPPAQLALVLGVPASQLARFGGLGCIDVAAVLQPLDFLLSQKEEPAPPEITAELSSLTVETQLPESEPTRSSPPASEPTVDLEPEE; via the exons ATGTGTGtattcagaaccagaacctttcGGGACAGAGTCCCAGCTGCAGTTCCCGTTCCGTCCACAGAGGCGCTGTTGCACTGGAGCAGGAAGCGGAAGCAGAACGCGCCTGCTGACGTCACAGGCAGCATGGCGGCCGTAGACGTGGAGGACGAGAGCCTCCTGGCCTCCATGTTCCGGGCCAGCTTCCCGGACACCTGGAGGGAGAACCCGGACTTCGCCGCGTACCTGTCCGAGCTGAGCGCGTGCGGGGTGGAGGAGCTGAGCCGCGAGCCCGAGCGGCTGGCGGAGGAGCGCGCGCAGATCCTGGAGCAGACGCGCGAGCTCGCCTTCTCCAACTACCAGACGTTCATCCGGACGGCGGACTGCACGGAGCTCATCTACCGGGACTTCGGCCGCGTGGAGGCGCGCGTGTCCAGCCTGCTGGACAAGCTGCCGCGCTTCGGGGAGCGCTGCAG GAGCTTCGTGAAGGAGGCGGAGGAGATCGCCGCCAGCCGCCGCATGAACAGCCTGACGCTGAACCGCCACACGGAGATCCTGGAGGTCCTGGAGATCCCGCAGCTCATGGACACCTGCGTGCGCAACGGGTACTACGAGGAGGCGCTGGAGCTGGCGGCCTACGTCAAGAGGCTGGACCGGAAGCACGCGAGCCTGCAGGTCATCCAG GGAATCGTGCGCGAGGTGCGTCAGTCCACGCAGCTGATGCTGtcccagctgctgcagcagctgcgcAGTAACGCCCAGCTGCCTGTGTGTCTGCGCGTCATCGGCTACCTGCGGCGGATGGACGTCTTCACGGAGGCGGAGCTCCGGGTCAAGTTCCTGCAGGCGCGCAGCAGCTGGCTGCGCTCGGTGCTGGCGGCCGTCCCCGACGACGACCCGTACGTCCACATCACCAAAACCATCGAGGCCTGCAGGGTCCACCTGTTTGACATCATCACGCAGTACCGCGCCATCTTCTCCGACGACGAcccgctggccccgcccccCGCCGGCCAGACGGCGGTGAACGAGGCGGCCATCTTCCAGGGCTGGGTGGTCCAGAAGGTGGCGGAGTTCCTGGAGACGCTGCAGCGGGACCTGCAGCGCGGCGTGGGGGGCCGGCTGGACTCGCTGCTGGGACAGTGCATGTACTTCGGCCTGTCCTTCAGCCGGGTGGGGGCGGACTTCCGGGGGCAGCTGGCGCCCATGTTCCAGCGGGTGGCGGCGGACGCCTTCCGCGGCGCCGTGCAGGAGGCGGCCGACAAGTTCCAGGAGGACATGAACATGTACACGCTCATCGCGCTGCCCTCCGTGCTGGGCGGGGCCCTCCCCCCCACCGCCCCCGGCGTCCAGCCCGGCACCCTGCAGCCCCCCATGGTGCTGCTGGACTTCCCCCCCCTCGCCTGCTTCCTCAACAGCGTCCTGAGCGCCTTCAACGACCTGCGGCTCTGCTGCCCGCTCGGCCTGGCGCACGACGTCACGCTGTGCCTGCAGGACGCCGCCCACATG GTGACCCATCAGATTCTGGCGTTCCACCGGGCCGAGGCGGCGGCGTTCAGCAGCAGGGAGGCGGAGCTCTTCTCCCAGTTCTGCTCGGCGTACGCCGAGGACCTGCTGCCCTTCCTGAACCGCTGCCTGCAGCTGCTCTTCCCGCCGGCCCAGCTGGCGCTGGTTCTGG GTGTTCCCGCCTCCCAGCTGGCCCGCTTCGGTGGTCTGGGCTGCATCGACGTGGCGGCGGTTCTGCAGCCGCTGGACTTCCTGCTCTCTCAGAAGGAGGAGCCGGCGCCGCCAGAGATCACAGCCGAGCTGAGCTCGCTCACTGTGGAGACCCAGCTCCCAGAATCAGAACCGACCCGGTCCAGTCCGCCTGCCTCTGAGCCCACAGTGGATCTGGAGCCTGAGGAGTGA